The sequence TACAAAAATAGTAGTTTTTTTCTAATTCTGCTAGATTATGCGGAATTGTTATTCAACATAatattaattcttttaaaagaaaaatgaatgtTTAGAACGATTACATTATCTATttcaaattatttgaaaataaaataaaaacgattaattaaatatgaagtccagtttttttttcataaattcgaaaataatatattaattcaaaaaattatatatcatttatTACTTATCATCATcgttttctttaaatttggacaGTTTTGTTTTCTCGAAAAaaacgttatatatatatatatatatattgaaaagaagaaagtaaaaataaaaaagaatcttgaaaaaaaaaaaccactcaGCTCTCCGCACCATGTATAGTGGGAAGAACTCTTTTTCGAATCTGAACGTCTTTTAGCTCAAAAAGACGATAGATAGCATTCCTCCCCCAGACACATCCTGTTACCTAACCCCCCGGAACTCGAGGAGAAACCTATGAACAGAGATTGGTTTTTCCAAAGGTTCTAACTTTTCGCTTGCCCAGATTTTGCCAGAGGTTTGTTTGCTCACTCAAAACCCTccagattcatttttttttttcacgccAAGTTTGTTGATCTAGCAATGTTCGAATCTGCTCAGATTTGCATGTGGTTGATCTCTCATTTTTGCATATAGTTTTAGATCTTGATGTCTCTGTTTTAGTCGGTGACTCATGAGTCCATGAGAGAACGAAACTGctgtttctttgtcttttttcaGTGGGTGTCTTGTCTCTCCATTAAAATCAGTGGTGGAGATTTGGTAGAGagctttaaatatttaacataatggctgcttaaaataaaaattaaagtaatgGCTGTTTCATGCTGCTTCAGTTTTAATGGGTTTGAGTAAATACTTGCTTAATCTGCTTCtgctaaattaaaaaaaaaatcaatggctGCTTTAATCTGCTTctgcatatattatatttgttttgtttatttacttgtTAGTGGTTTCTTTCGTCTGGAGTTGCTGCAACTATCCTGCTCAGTTACAACCTGCGTGATAAATTATATTGGTTTCAGACATCATATTGTCATGTCATTTTGGTCACTTTCCTCTTGTTTTGAATTTGATCTCAGCATGTTATGGCTCTTGTAGTATCTGAAAGGTTGGTTTTATATATGGTGATCAAACTGATTATAAATGATAACATTCTTCTCACTTTAAGCATGATACCTTAATCATTAATGAGGGTTTTTTGCTACTTTATCACCATTAGTTTATGGATTGTTCCTTGTGAGTGTAAGTAAGCTTGGattctatttatttaattattttgtttgccTTTCTAACATTCTTGTTAAAGTGTTATGTGACCATCAGCTTGTTCCATTTTATGTTTATGACATCTTTTAATGCCTTTTTCTGCAGGAATGCAAAATAGGCCATCTCTCTCTTGCTTGTTTCTCATTCAGTGTGATTCTATAGTATAAGTTACAGTGAGTGAGGTCCTTTTGTTTTATTGGATCTTGACTTGTCTTGTCTTATCAATGTCTATAAAGTAGATATTATTAGGAGTTCAACCATCTATATTTTTTGTGGTCTTGTGAAGAGAGAAAGATTTTATTATATTCCTAGCTTGATGGGTAAAGAGAATCAGTTGGAGACAGGAGTCAATGATCACGATTGTCCACCCCTCAAGACCGATGAACTAGCAACCGTGGCGCGTTACAGTACAGACAGTGACTCAGGGCTACCAACTTGTCGTGTATGCCACTCCGCAGAATCCGACAAACGAGGAGATGCCGCCTTGGGGTTCTTGGGGATCACTCTCAAAACCAATGCAGACGAAACAGTTGATGATAATGTCAGCAAATCTACAGAGACTGATATCGAAATGGGAATCCTGCAGCAGCATCAGGATCCGTTGCTCGAACTTGGATGCTCTTGCAAAAACGAGCTAGCTTTAGTACACTACGCCTGCGCTCTCAAATGGTTCCTCAACCATGGATCCACCGTGTGTGAGATCTGTGGGATAGCTGCGGAGAATATTAAAACTGCTGATTTCAACAAAGTGGTCATCGCCTTGAGAGACCACACGGCGTTGCATACAGATGCAACCGTGGATACAGACGAAGCTGCTGTGATTAGAAGGCAAAGACTTAGTGAGATATCTTCATGGTTTGGCCCACATGCCTTGAATAACAACAATAACAGTAGCTCTGTTGCAGCTTCTCAGGCTATGCCTGAGCAACCTTTAGGTGTTGTGAACTTTGGTGTATTGCCTATGGAGAACCGTGCGACTAAATGGGCTGTGGAAGGGACAGGGATACTGCTTGCTACCGGTTTGCTCACTGTTACTTTGGTCTGGATCATTGCTCCTCGTGTTGGAAAGGTATGTCATCAATCTAAGTTGATACTCAGTCCATTTAATATTAAGTGTGGtcgttttagaatttcaatgcaatttatgtcattaatttttttttactgctatataaataaagaaaaaaattaatgcaaacttttttgataataaataaaaataaaattgaacatTTAACCATTTTCTAATTTGCGC is a genomic window of Brassica napus cultivar Da-Ae chromosome A2, Da-Ae, whole genome shotgun sequence containing:
- the BNAC02G42710D gene encoding uncharacterized protein BNAC02G42710D, encoding MGKENQLETGVNDHDCPPLKTDELATVARYSTDSDSGLPTCRVCHSAESDKRGDAALGFLGITLKTNADETVDDNVSKSTETDIEMGILQQHQDPLLELGCSCKNELALVHYACALKWFLNHGSTVCEICGIAAENIKTADFNKVVIALRDHTALHTDATVDTDEAAVIRRQRLSEISSWFGPHALNNNNNSSSVAASQAMPEQPLGVVNFGVLPMENRATKWAVEGTGILLATGLLTVTLVWIIAPRVGKETARSGIHILLGGICALIIVIFFRFVVLTRIRYGPARYWAILFIFWFLVFGIWASRSSSHNNS